The following proteins are encoded in a genomic region of Planococcus lenghuensis:
- a CDS encoding metal-sensitive transcriptional regulator — MEKTTIQPNKQQLLNRLKRIEGQVRGVHQMVDNDRYCVDILHQISAIQSAMNKVSLALLEDHAHHCVMNAVQNGNGDEAISELMDVMKTMTK; from the coding sequence GTGGAAAAAACAACCATTCAGCCGAACAAGCAGCAGCTGCTCAACCGCCTGAAACGCATTGAAGGGCAAGTGCGCGGTGTCCACCAGATGGTGGATAATGACCGGTATTGTGTGGACATTCTGCACCAGATCAGTGCGATTCAATCCGCCATGAATAAAGTATCGCTGGCACTCCTTGAAGATCATGCGCATCATTGTGTGATGAATGCTGTTCAGAATGGGAACGGGGACGAAGCAATCAGCGAACTGATGGATGTCATGAAAACGATGACTAAGTAA
- a CDS encoding GNAT family N-acetyltransferase: protein MEVRKYIPEDLENIVRLFRNTVQSVNRQHYSAEQIAVWSDSAILVEWEKRFRTGTTVVALWDDRIIAFGRLSETGWLDLLYTDREFQNKGAGSAILQRLEAEAKTQGRAELWTEASINAKPFFLSRGYKVVREQEKVLSGIGFTNYLMYKRF from the coding sequence GTGGAAGTCCGAAAATACATTCCTGAAGACTTGGAGAACATCGTCCGGTTATTTCGTAATACAGTTCAGTCGGTGAACAGGCAGCATTATTCCGCAGAACAGATAGCGGTCTGGTCAGATAGCGCAATACTTGTGGAATGGGAAAAACGTTTCCGTACAGGAACAACGGTTGTAGCTCTTTGGGATGACAGGATCATTGCGTTTGGCAGACTGAGCGAGACAGGCTGGCTGGACCTGCTTTACACCGACCGGGAATTTCAGAACAAAGGAGCGGGTTCGGCGATCCTGCAGCGATTGGAAGCAGAAGCGAAGACGCAGGGACGGGCGGAACTATGGACGGAAGCCAGTATCAACGCGAAACCTTTTTTCCTTTCCCGAGGATATAAAGTCGTGCGGGAGCAAGAGAAAGTGCTTTCAGGAATCGGATTCACCAATTATCTCATGTATAAACGGTTTTAA
- a CDS encoding heavy metal translocating P-type ATPase — protein MAANTATINEQNRTVYRVQGLSUASCAAQFERNVQNLPGVREAKVNFGAAKVAVSGEASIDEIEKAGAFENLKIRPENERVEEVKIPFWKQPDHLRVLTSAILLIAAWATGQQYGDDSLPAILLYVTTIVLGGYKLFIKGFRGLVHLQFEMNVLMTVAVIGAALIGEWVEGAVVVILFAVSEALENYSMDKARQSIRSLMDIAPKEALIRRGQEEMVIPVDDIRIDDIMIVKPGQKLAMDGVVVKGQSTINQAAITGESVPVAKLPQDEVFAGTLNEEGLLEVQVTKRAEDTTIAKIIHLVEEAQAERAPSQAFVDKFARYYTPAIILFALGLAVLPPLLFSADWSEWIYRGLTVLVVGCPCALVVSTPVAIVTAIGNAAKHGVLIKGGVYLEEAAKLNAIAFDKTGTLTKGIPAVTDILPVAGLDERYVLGLAATLEKASGHPLAAAITDKAAKHRADSFEMEEFSSITGRGIQGRLNGQVHWIGSPALLTDKLGADINPEVHQQIDSLQNEGKTVMALGTEQQILALIAVADEVRETSKEAIQSLHALGIRQTVMLTGDNHATAQAIGRSVGVHDVQAELMPQDKLAYIKELRNRKLNVAMVGDGVNDAPALAASTVGIAMGGAGTDTALETADIALMADDLKKLPFTIKLSKKALQIIKQNVTFSLGIKLLALLLVLPGWLTLWMAIFADMGATLLVTLNGLRLLRVKE, from the coding sequence ATGGCAGCTAATACGGCAACCATCAATGAACAGAATCGCACAGTTTATCGCGTTCAAGGTTTATCCTGAGCCAGTTGTGCCGCTCAGTTTGAGCGGAATGTGCAAAACCTTCCCGGGGTAAGGGAAGCAAAAGTGAATTTCGGTGCCGCTAAAGTCGCTGTCAGCGGTGAGGCTTCCATTGATGAAATCGAAAAAGCCGGCGCATTTGAAAACTTAAAAATCCGCCCGGAGAACGAGCGAGTAGAAGAAGTGAAAATCCCATTTTGGAAACAGCCGGATCATTTGCGGGTCCTGACGTCCGCTATCCTGTTAATCGCGGCTTGGGCAACAGGACAGCAATACGGCGATGATAGTCTGCCGGCCATTCTCCTGTATGTTACAACGATCGTGCTGGGCGGCTATAAACTCTTTATCAAAGGATTTAGAGGTCTGGTTCATCTTCAGTTTGAAATGAATGTGCTGATGACTGTCGCAGTTATCGGAGCTGCCCTTATCGGCGAATGGGTCGAAGGGGCAGTTGTTGTAATCCTATTTGCCGTCAGTGAAGCACTTGAAAACTATTCGATGGATAAAGCCCGCCAATCGATCCGGTCTCTCATGGACATCGCGCCGAAAGAAGCGCTTATCCGGCGGGGACAGGAGGAAATGGTAATTCCGGTAGACGATATCCGGATTGATGATATTATGATCGTCAAACCGGGACAGAAACTTGCCATGGATGGTGTAGTTGTAAAAGGCCAATCAACAATTAACCAGGCTGCCATCACAGGGGAATCAGTGCCTGTTGCCAAATTGCCGCAAGATGAAGTGTTTGCCGGCACGCTGAATGAAGAAGGGCTGCTCGAAGTTCAAGTCACAAAGCGGGCAGAAGACACGACCATCGCGAAAATCATTCACTTGGTGGAAGAAGCGCAGGCAGAACGGGCCCCTTCTCAGGCATTTGTGGATAAATTCGCCCGTTACTATACCCCAGCGATTATCCTGTTTGCTCTCGGGCTTGCCGTCCTCCCTCCGCTTTTGTTCAGCGCAGACTGGAGCGAATGGATCTACCGCGGGCTGACGGTTCTTGTTGTCGGCTGCCCTTGTGCCCTCGTGGTTTCGACACCAGTCGCCATTGTAACGGCCATCGGCAATGCAGCAAAACATGGTGTTCTGATCAAAGGCGGCGTCTATCTGGAAGAAGCAGCTAAGCTTAATGCCATTGCATTCGACAAAACCGGGACGCTGACAAAAGGGATCCCGGCAGTCACTGATATCCTCCCTGTTGCTGGTCTTGATGAGCGTTATGTGCTTGGTCTTGCAGCTACTTTGGAAAAAGCGTCAGGGCATCCGCTTGCTGCAGCCATTACAGACAAAGCAGCAAAGCACCGGGCCGACTCTTTTGAGATGGAAGAGTTTTCTTCCATCACCGGTCGAGGGATTCAGGGCCGGCTCAATGGACAAGTGCATTGGATTGGAAGTCCTGCATTATTGACGGACAAGCTTGGAGCAGATATTAATCCCGAAGTCCACCAGCAGATTGACAGTTTGCAGAATGAAGGAAAAACCGTGATGGCGCTTGGTACGGAGCAGCAGATTTTGGCGCTGATTGCCGTTGCGGATGAAGTGCGGGAAACTTCAAAAGAAGCCATCCAGTCGCTGCATGCGCTCGGTATTCGCCAGACCGTGATGCTGACCGGTGATAATCATGCGACCGCTCAGGCAATCGGGCGCAGTGTGGGAGTTCATGACGTACAGGCGGAATTGATGCCGCAAGATAAACTGGCTTATATTAAAGAATTGCGGAACCGGAAATTAAATGTTGCCATGGTCGGCGATGGGGTGAATGATGCGCCGGCGCTTGCAGCCTCGACTGTGGGGATCGCAATGGGCGGTGCCGGTACGGATACTGCACTTGAAACCGCTGATATCGCCTTGATGGCGGATGACTTGAAGAAACTGCCGTTCACTATCAAGCTCAGTAAAAAAGCGCTGCAGATTATTAAGCAAAATGTTACATTCTCGCTCGGTATCAAGCTGCTTGCACTCCTGCTTGTCCTGCCCGGCTGGTTGACATTATGGATGGCGATCTTTGCCGATATGGGCGCAACACTGCTGGTGACATTAAATGGCTTACGCCTTCTGAGAGTAAAAGAGTAG
- a CDS encoding GNAT family N-acetyltransferase, translating to MVELRNVDKNNWLSVIRLSCAEDQQNRIFEKTIASNCLSLVQASMEEGWTTQALYDEEIVVGFVMFGYSAELQGLEICRLMIDHRFQGRGYGREALHQTVEVLREQYPEEPIFICFQEENTAAKKLYERYGFINSGSTIEGNVEELIYVLLPEPATDHMEGAGSGSPKIHS from the coding sequence ATGGTAGAGCTTCGCAATGTAGACAAAAACAACTGGCTGTCCGTGATTCGCCTGAGCTGCGCGGAAGATCAGCAGAACCGCATTTTTGAAAAAACGATTGCCTCCAATTGCCTGTCACTTGTCCAGGCGAGCATGGAAGAAGGCTGGACTACACAGGCACTTTATGATGAAGAAATAGTAGTTGGCTTTGTCATGTTCGGCTATTCTGCAGAACTGCAAGGGCTGGAAATTTGCAGATTGATGATTGACCACCGCTTCCAAGGGCGGGGATATGGCCGTGAAGCGCTGCATCAGACTGTGGAAGTATTGCGGGAACAGTATCCTGAAGAACCCATTTTCATTTGCTTTCAAGAAGAAAACACAGCGGCCAAGAAATTATATGAGCGTTACGGGTTCATTAATTCGGGCAGTACGATTGAAGGGAATGTGGAAGAATTGATCTATGTGTTGCTGCCGGAACCAGCGACCGATCACATGGAAGGTGCCGGCAGTGGAAGTCCGAAAATACATTCCTGA
- a CDS encoding ArsR/SmtB family transcription factor, with amino-acid sequence MQKDSCEVYCFNEEVVARTQDRIKQEDITGMAKIFKVLGDENRAKIAFALCEEDELCVCDIANIIGSSVATASHHLRAMKTMGLAKHRKDGKLAFYSLDDDHIRQLLLIALDHRKEAGIHGS; translated from the coding sequence GTGCAAAAAGACAGCTGTGAAGTGTATTGCTTTAATGAAGAAGTGGTTGCCCGGACCCAAGACCGGATTAAACAGGAAGACATCACTGGAATGGCAAAAATCTTCAAGGTCCTTGGTGATGAAAACCGTGCAAAGATTGCATTCGCTCTATGTGAAGAAGATGAATTATGTGTATGTGATATTGCAAACATCATCGGTTCATCCGTCGCTACCGCTTCCCATCATCTCCGGGCGATGAAGACAATGGGACTTGCCAAACACCGGAAAGACGGCAAGCTCGCCTTTTATTCCCTGGATGATGATCATATCCGGCAATTGCTCCTCATCGCCCTTGATCACCGAAAGGAGGCGGGAATCCATGGCAGCTAA
- a CDS encoding class I SAM-dependent methyltransferase, translating into MSKLFTNVYDPIMKPLETGGFGAIRENLLREATGRVLEIGAGTGVNFPYYDAAVEAVDAIEPDDDMRNQSHERVREATVPIRLHAVRAENLPFPDQSFDTVVATLVFCTIPHPTLALREIERVSKPGARVLFFEHVRLDQPALGKIQDALTPLWKKAADGCHLNRDTLGMIQQSKLDVTNVDSHYKGVFLTIHGNYPE; encoded by the coding sequence ATGAGTAAATTATTCACCAATGTGTACGACCCCATTATGAAACCGCTGGAAACCGGCGGATTCGGAGCCATCCGGGAAAATTTGTTGCGGGAAGCAACTGGCCGTGTCTTGGAGATCGGTGCGGGTACCGGAGTGAATTTTCCTTACTATGATGCAGCTGTGGAAGCAGTGGATGCCATCGAACCGGATGATGATATGAGAAATCAGTCGCATGAACGGGTAAGGGAAGCGACTGTGCCAATCCGGCTGCATGCCGTACGTGCAGAAAACCTGCCGTTTCCGGATCAGTCGTTCGACACGGTTGTTGCGACACTAGTGTTCTGCACAATTCCGCATCCGACGCTTGCGCTCCGGGAAATCGAACGCGTCAGCAAGCCAGGCGCCCGCGTGCTGTTCTTTGAACATGTGCGGCTTGACCAGCCGGCCTTAGGAAAGATTCAGGATGCCCTCACGCCGCTGTGGAAAAAAGCGGCGGATGGCTGTCACTTGAATCGCGATACGCTCGGTATGATTCAGCAATCTAAGCTTGATGTCACGAACGTGGACTCCCATTACAAGGGTGTATTCCTTACAATTCACGGCAACTATCCCGAGTAA